A single Cannabis sativa cultivar Pink pepper isolate KNU-18-1 chromosome 7, ASM2916894v1, whole genome shotgun sequence DNA region contains:
- the LOC115697098 gene encoding L-type lectin-domain containing receptor kinase IV.2 isoform X1, with the protein MVIIYIAMYWKLVINILVVTQLVLAVDKDLTSSITFTGFNSSNIMLSGEAEINDIGLLRLTNTSVKFQIGSAFYPKPLTFKYFQNTFSSTTANSKCFSFSTTFIFAIKPGQSESPTNGHGMALVISPTLGLPEASSKRFLGLFNESNNGDATNHILAIELDTKESSSFRDIDDNHVGIDINGLESVASASAAYFVGDNNNGYEFKNLSLVSGKPMKVWVEYDAVVKQINVTLAPAIVVRKPQKPLLSLTKDLSPILKDTMFVGFTSSTGSVGSNHYVLGWSFKINGQAKELDLKQLPKLPAYVDPSNKTMEYLEPNKNKKGSNKPILIVVLPIVLVMAMAISVVMVYVVRRSKRFVEVIENWDEVEFRPHSVKYKDLCIATKGFIDKELLGKGGFGSVYKGMLPNTSTEIAVKKVSNKSRQGMKEFSSEISSMSRLRHRNLVPLLGYCQHKGELLLVYDYMPNGSLDKYLFDHPKKTLNWNQRFRVIKGVASGLLYLHEEWEQVVVHRDIKASNVLLDSELNGRLGDFGLARFYDHGTDHKTTHIAGTMGYIAPELTRMGKATTYSDVFAFGAFLLEVACGRRPIDRREPQEDAILVDRVFSCWDRGNILEAKDQKLECDHIVADEVEVVLTLGLWCSLSEPLARPSMRIVMEHLEKLHQLSLPDISQFRLSANGLTFLQYCESFQSSGSCTFQLSVVDSVLSCGR; encoded by the coding sequence atggttataatatatatagccaTGTATTGGAAGCttgtaataaatattttggtagtAACCCAATTAGTATTAGCTGTTGATAAAGATCTCACCAGCAGTATAACCTTCACCGGATTCAACTCATCAAATATCATGTTGAGTGGAGAAGCTGAAATTAACGATATTGGTTTGTTGAGACTCACCAATACTAGTGTTAAATTTCAAATTGGCTCtgccttctaccccaaaccacTCACTTTCAAGTACTTTCAAAATACTTTTTCTTCTACTACTGCTAATTCTAAATGTTTCTCTTTTTCAACCACTTTCATCTTTGCTATCAAACCAGGACAATCTGAATCTCCCACTAATGGCCACGGCATGGCTCTCGTCATTTCTCCCACTTTAGGTCTCCCCGAAGCTAGTTCCAAACGTTTTCTTGGCCTTTTCAACGAGTCCAACAATGGCGATGCCACCAACCACATCCTCGCGATCGAGTTGGACACCAAGGAAAGCTCTTCGTTCAGAGACATCGACGACAACCACGTTGGCATCGACATTAACGGCTTGGAATCGGTGGCTTCTGCTTCTGCAGCATATTTTGTCGGAGATAATAATAATGGTTATGAGTTTAAGAACTTGAGTCTTGTAAGTGGCAAGCCTATGAAAGTTTGGGTTGAATACGACGCCGTTGTGAAGCAAATTAACGTTACTTTAGCTCCTGCTATTGTTGTTAGAAAACCCCAGAAGCCCCTTTTGTCATTGACCAAAGATCTTTCACCGATTTTGAAAGACACCATGTTTGTTGGTTTTACTTCCTCAACTGGCTCTGTTGGAAGTAATCACTATGTTTTGGGTTGGAGTTTTAAGATTAATGGCCAAGCAAAAGAGCTTGACTTAAAACAACTTCCTAAGCTTCCTGCATATGTAGATCCTAGTAATAAAACAATGGAGTATTTAGAACCcaataaaaacaaaaagggaTCTAATAAGCCTATTTTGATAGTTGTGTTGCCAATAGTGTTGGTTATGGCAATGGCTATTTCAGTAGTCATGGTTTATGTGGTAAGAAGAAGTAAAAGGTTTGTAGAAGTAATAGAAAATTGGGATGAGGTTGAGTTTAGACCTCATAGCGTTAAATACAAAGATCTGTGCATAGCAACAAAAGGGTTCATAGACAAAGAATTGTTGGGGAAAGGTGGGTTTGGGAGTGTCTATAAAGGCATGTTGCCTAACACTAGTACTGAAATTGCTGTGAAAAAAGTTTCAAATAAATCAAGACAAGGGATGAAGGAATTTTCTTCAGAAATATCAAGTATGAGTAGGCTTCGTCATAGAAACTTAGTTCCACTCCTAGGCTATTGCCAACACAAAGGAGAGCTCTTATTGGTCTACGATTACATGCCCAACGGAAGCCTAGATAAGTACCTATTCGACCATCCCAAAAAGACATTGAATTGGAACCAAAGATTTCGAGTCATAAAAGGTGTGGCTTCAGGGCTGCTATACCTGCATGAAGAATGGGAACAAGTTGTTGTCCATCGAGACATCAAAGCTAGTAACGTACTGCTCGATAGTGAGCTTAATGGAAGGCTTGGAGATTTTGGGTTAGCCAGATTTTACGACCATGGAACTGACCATAAAACCACTCACATCGCCGGGACCATGGGATACATAGCGCCAGAGCTTACAAGAATGGGGAAAGCCACAACCTACTCTGATGTGTTTGCTTTCGGGGCTTTTTTGCTCGAAGTGGCCTGCGGAAGACGACCTATCGATCGACGAGAGCCACAAGAGGATGCCATTTTGGTGGACAGAGTGTTCTCTTGCTGGGATAGAGGCAACATTCTTGAGGCCAAGGACCAAAAGCTGGAGTGTGATCATATAGTAGCCGATGAAGTGGAAGTGGTGTTGACATTGGGGCTTTGGTGCTCTCTTTCAGAGCCTTTGGCTCGGCCGAGTATGAGGATTGTGATGGAGCACTTGGAAAAGCTTCATCAGTTGTCGTTGCCTGACATATCACAATTTCGGTTATCTGCCAATGGGCTGACGTTTCTACAATATTGTGAAAGTTTCCAAAGCAGTGGAAGTTGTACTTTTCAACTGTCTGTTGTTGATTCCGTTCTCTCTTGTGGTCGTTGA
- the LOC115697098 gene encoding L-type lectin-domain containing receptor kinase IV.1 isoform X2: protein MALVISPTLGLPEASSKRFLGLFNESNNGDATNHILAIELDTKESSSFRDIDDNHVGIDINGLESVASASAAYFVGDNNNGYEFKNLSLVSGKPMKVWVEYDAVVKQINVTLAPAIVVRKPQKPLLSLTKDLSPILKDTMFVGFTSSTGSVGSNHYVLGWSFKINGQAKELDLKQLPKLPAYVDPSNKTMEYLEPNKNKKGSNKPILIVVLPIVLVMAMAISVVMVYVVRRSKRFVEVIENWDEVEFRPHSVKYKDLCIATKGFIDKELLGKGGFGSVYKGMLPNTSTEIAVKKVSNKSRQGMKEFSSEISSMSRLRHRNLVPLLGYCQHKGELLLVYDYMPNGSLDKYLFDHPKKTLNWNQRFRVIKGVASGLLYLHEEWEQVVVHRDIKASNVLLDSELNGRLGDFGLARFYDHGTDHKTTHIAGTMGYIAPELTRMGKATTYSDVFAFGAFLLEVACGRRPIDRREPQEDAILVDRVFSCWDRGNILEAKDQKLECDHIVADEVEVVLTLGLWCSLSEPLARPSMRIVMEHLEKLHQLSLPDISQFRLSANGLTFLQYCESFQSSGSCTFQLSVVDSVLSCGR from the coding sequence ATGGCTCTCGTCATTTCTCCCACTTTAGGTCTCCCCGAAGCTAGTTCCAAACGTTTTCTTGGCCTTTTCAACGAGTCCAACAATGGCGATGCCACCAACCACATCCTCGCGATCGAGTTGGACACCAAGGAAAGCTCTTCGTTCAGAGACATCGACGACAACCACGTTGGCATCGACATTAACGGCTTGGAATCGGTGGCTTCTGCTTCTGCAGCATATTTTGTCGGAGATAATAATAATGGTTATGAGTTTAAGAACTTGAGTCTTGTAAGTGGCAAGCCTATGAAAGTTTGGGTTGAATACGACGCCGTTGTGAAGCAAATTAACGTTACTTTAGCTCCTGCTATTGTTGTTAGAAAACCCCAGAAGCCCCTTTTGTCATTGACCAAAGATCTTTCACCGATTTTGAAAGACACCATGTTTGTTGGTTTTACTTCCTCAACTGGCTCTGTTGGAAGTAATCACTATGTTTTGGGTTGGAGTTTTAAGATTAATGGCCAAGCAAAAGAGCTTGACTTAAAACAACTTCCTAAGCTTCCTGCATATGTAGATCCTAGTAATAAAACAATGGAGTATTTAGAACCcaataaaaacaaaaagggaTCTAATAAGCCTATTTTGATAGTTGTGTTGCCAATAGTGTTGGTTATGGCAATGGCTATTTCAGTAGTCATGGTTTATGTGGTAAGAAGAAGTAAAAGGTTTGTAGAAGTAATAGAAAATTGGGATGAGGTTGAGTTTAGACCTCATAGCGTTAAATACAAAGATCTGTGCATAGCAACAAAAGGGTTCATAGACAAAGAATTGTTGGGGAAAGGTGGGTTTGGGAGTGTCTATAAAGGCATGTTGCCTAACACTAGTACTGAAATTGCTGTGAAAAAAGTTTCAAATAAATCAAGACAAGGGATGAAGGAATTTTCTTCAGAAATATCAAGTATGAGTAGGCTTCGTCATAGAAACTTAGTTCCACTCCTAGGCTATTGCCAACACAAAGGAGAGCTCTTATTGGTCTACGATTACATGCCCAACGGAAGCCTAGATAAGTACCTATTCGACCATCCCAAAAAGACATTGAATTGGAACCAAAGATTTCGAGTCATAAAAGGTGTGGCTTCAGGGCTGCTATACCTGCATGAAGAATGGGAACAAGTTGTTGTCCATCGAGACATCAAAGCTAGTAACGTACTGCTCGATAGTGAGCTTAATGGAAGGCTTGGAGATTTTGGGTTAGCCAGATTTTACGACCATGGAACTGACCATAAAACCACTCACATCGCCGGGACCATGGGATACATAGCGCCAGAGCTTACAAGAATGGGGAAAGCCACAACCTACTCTGATGTGTTTGCTTTCGGGGCTTTTTTGCTCGAAGTGGCCTGCGGAAGACGACCTATCGATCGACGAGAGCCACAAGAGGATGCCATTTTGGTGGACAGAGTGTTCTCTTGCTGGGATAGAGGCAACATTCTTGAGGCCAAGGACCAAAAGCTGGAGTGTGATCATATAGTAGCCGATGAAGTGGAAGTGGTGTTGACATTGGGGCTTTGGTGCTCTCTTTCAGAGCCTTTGGCTCGGCCGAGTATGAGGATTGTGATGGAGCACTTGGAAAAGCTTCATCAGTTGTCGTTGCCTGACATATCACAATTTCGGTTATCTGCCAATGGGCTGACGTTTCTACAATATTGTGAAAGTTTCCAAAGCAGTGGAAGTTGTACTTTTCAACTGTCTGTTGTTGATTCCGTTCTCTCTTGTGGTCGTTGA